The Chloroflexota bacterium genome contains a region encoding:
- a CDS encoding alanine--glyoxylate aminotransferase family protein gives MNLRIPGPTPVPQEVLSALSGPMINHRGPEFAAIQNKVTEGLKKVFGTKNDMIILTSSGTGGLEAAMANTLSPGERVVVISIGEFGERLIKIAKAYGADVVPVSFPYGSAADPDKVRQVLKSETKVNTVYLTHNETSTGVTNDLRSLAKVIKGEFNKTIVVDGVSSISSLPLPVDEWEIDIAISGSQKGWMTPPGLAMLSVSPRAWETIAKAKCPRFYFDLKMAKESADKGETPWTPAISIFYGLNTGLDLLFKEGLGSVYERHASIGAHTRQAVKAMGLQLFADERYASNTVTAIKIPEGVDWKAFNTTMRKEHGVVLGGGQGAIAGKIFRIGHLGFFTQKEIDDCLAAVKTVMGTMGGLKAPARSA, from the coding sequence ATGAACCTTCGCATTCCCGGACCAACGCCGGTCCCCCAAGAGGTCCTTTCAGCCCTCAGCGGGCCCATGATCAACCATCGCGGCCCGGAGTTCGCCGCCATCCAGAACAAGGTGACCGAGGGCCTCAAGAAGGTCTTCGGCACAAAGAACGATATGATCATCCTCACCTCCTCCGGCACAGGCGGCCTGGAGGCGGCGATGGCCAACACCCTCTCTCCAGGCGAGCGCGTCGTCGTCATCTCCATCGGCGAGTTCGGCGAGCGCCTCATCAAGATCGCCAAGGCCTACGGCGCCGATGTCGTCCCCGTCTCCTTCCCCTACGGCTCGGCCGCCGACCCGGACAAGGTGCGCCAGGTCCTCAAGAGCGAGACCAAGGTCAACACCGTCTACCTCACGCACAATGAGACCTCCACCGGCGTCACCAACGACCTGAGATCCCTCGCCAAGGTCATCAAGGGCGAGTTCAACAAGACCATCGTCGTTGACGGCGTCAGCAGCATCAGTTCCCTGCCTCTGCCCGTGGACGAATGGGAGATAGACATCGCCATCTCCGGCTCCCAGAAGGGCTGGATGACGCCTCCCGGCCTGGCGATGCTCAGCGTCAGCCCCAGGGCCTGGGAGACCATCGCCAAGGCCAAGTGCCCGCGCTTCTACTTCGATCTGAAGATGGCCAAGGAGTCCGCCGATAAAGGTGAGACGCCCTGGACGCCCGCCATCAGCATCTTCTACGGATTGAACACGGGCCTCGACCTCCTCTTCAAGGAGGGGTTGGGCAGCGTCTACGAGCGCCACGCCTCCATCGGCGCGCACACCAGGCAGGCCGTCAAAGCGATGGGCCTCCAGCTCTTCGCCGATGAGCGCTATGCCTCCAACACCGTCACTGCCATCAAGATCCCGGAAGGCGTGGACTGGAAGGCCTTCAACACCACGATGCGCAAGGAGCACGGCGTCGTCCTCGGCGGCGGCCAGGGCGCCATCGCGGGCAAGATCTTCCGCATCGGCCACCTGGGCTTCTTCACCCAGAAGGAGATTGACGACTGCCTTGCGGCGGTCAAGACCGTCATGGGTACAATGGGCGGACTGAAAGCCCCCGCAAGGAGCGCCTAA
- a CDS encoding tyrosine--tRNA ligase: MSARIPTNAERHAILNRGVADIISKEVFTRLLKAGKPLRLKQGFDPTRPDLHLGHVVGLRKLRQLQELGHTVVLIVGDWTAQIGDPSGRSEMRTMLSAEEVAQNAETYLHQFFKIVDPNKTEVRRQTEWFNHFDLKDVIQLTRKFTVAQLLKRDDFAKRFAADQPIAITELLYPLLQAYDSVMVQADVEFGGTDQRFNNLLGRELQEISGQRPQQVFLVPILVGTDGAQKMSKSLGNYIAVNDSPNDMYGKVMSIPDKLIGSYYELLTDVPDAELAGIVKQVESGAVNPMTLKKRLAALITEQFHGKAGAQQGAEHFERTVQHKERPADMPTIALPFGGATAEVNVAKLLHRAGLAPSAMEGRRLVQQGSVKLDGRKLEAHEQSVVVKPGAVIQVGSRRYVQVVSEAS, translated from the coding sequence ATGAGCGCCCGCATCCCTACGAACGCCGAACGGCACGCCATCCTCAACCGGGGCGTCGCCGATATCATTTCCAAGGAGGTCTTCACCCGCCTCCTCAAGGCCGGCAAGCCCCTGCGCCTCAAGCAGGGCTTCGACCCCACGCGCCCCGACCTGCATTTGGGGCATGTCGTCGGGCTGCGCAAGCTGCGCCAATTGCAGGAGCTGGGCCACACCGTCGTCCTCATCGTCGGCGATTGGACGGCCCAGATCGGCGATCCCAGCGGCCGCTCGGAGATGCGCACTATGCTCTCGGCGGAGGAAGTCGCTCAGAACGCCGAGACCTATCTGCACCAGTTCTTCAAAATCGTTGACCCCAACAAGACCGAGGTGCGGCGGCAGACGGAGTGGTTCAACCACTTCGACCTCAAAGACGTCATCCAGCTAACGCGCAAGTTCACCGTGGCGCAGCTGCTCAAGCGCGACGACTTCGCCAAGCGCTTCGCCGCCGACCAGCCCATCGCCATCACAGAGCTCCTCTACCCGCTCCTCCAAGCCTACGACTCCGTCATGGTCCAGGCCGATGTGGAGTTCGGCGGCACCGACCAGCGCTTCAACAATCTCCTCGGGCGCGAGCTGCAGGAAATCTCAGGCCAGCGTCCCCAGCAGGTCTTCCTCGTGCCCATCCTCGTCGGCACGGACGGCGCGCAGAAGATGAGCAAGAGCCTGGGGAACTACATCGCGGTGAACGATTCGCCCAACGATATGTACGGCAAGGTGATGTCCATCCCGGATAAGCTCATCGGCAGCTACTACGAGCTGCTCACGGACGTGCCCGATGCGGAGCTTGCCGGCATCGTGAAGCAGGTCGAATCGGGCGCCGTAAACCCCATGACCCTGAAGAAGCGCCTGGCCGCCCTCATCACGGAGCAGTTCCACGGCAAGGCCGGCGCGCAGCAGGGCGCTGAGCACTTCGAGCGGACGGTCCAGCACAAGGAGCGCCCGGCCGATATGCCCACCATCGCCCTCCCCTTCGGCGGGGCAACGGCTGAGGTCAACGTCGCCAAGCTTCTCCATCGCGCGGGCCTTGCGCCCAGTGCCATGGAAGGTCGGCGCCTTGTCCAGCAAGGCTCCGTGAAGCTCGATGGGCGTAAACTAGAGGCGCACGAGCAGTCGGTCGTCGTGAAGCCAGGGGCAGTCATCCAAGTCGGTAGCCGCCGCTACGTCCAGGTCGTCTCGGAGGCCTCCTAG
- a CDS encoding bifunctional riboflavin kinase/FAD synthetase, with protein sequence MTLAAAMAPNPVSDLAAVRPAKDTALTIGVFDGVHLGHKHLIGQVRAAESGGLASAVVTFRNHPRTVLNPEVQFPYLCPLPERLALLRATGVDHVVPLTFTKELSQYTARQFAEMLVTSLRMRLLIVGPDFALGKGREGTVPVLQGIGKELGFRVETASAFLHKGAIVSSTAVRKALAEVDVQQAAELLGRTYVVTGTVVVGDRRGRTIGFPTANVKSDPELAIPGDGVYSTIAVVGGRRYGAATNIGVRPTFGHNARTFETFIMDFSGDIYGKEITIEFLARIRPEMKFASIESLVAQMRKDVEQSRALTAPRLKS encoded by the coding sequence ATGACGCTCGCAGCCGCCATGGCTCCCAACCCCGTCTCCGATCTAGCGGCCGTCCGGCCTGCCAAGGATACAGCGCTGACCATCGGCGTCTTCGATGGCGTCCACCTGGGCCACAAGCACCTCATCGGCCAGGTGCGCGCCGCTGAGTCCGGCGGCCTCGCCTCTGCGGTAGTGACCTTTCGCAATCACCCGCGCACCGTCCTCAACCCGGAGGTGCAGTTCCCCTATCTCTGCCCGCTCCCGGAGCGCCTCGCGCTCCTGCGCGCCACCGGCGTTGACCACGTGGTGCCGCTCACTTTCACGAAAGAGCTCTCGCAGTACACGGCGCGCCAGTTCGCCGAGATGCTGGTCACATCGCTCCGCATGCGCCTCCTCATCGTCGGGCCGGACTTCGCCCTCGGCAAAGGCCGCGAAGGCACCGTCCCGGTGCTCCAGGGCATCGGGAAAGAGCTCGGCTTCCGCGTGGAGACGGCCTCCGCCTTCCTCCACAAGGGAGCCATCGTCAGCAGCACGGCGGTGCGCAAGGCCCTGGCAGAAGTCGACGTGCAACAGGCGGCGGAGCTGCTGGGCCGCACCTACGTCGTCACCGGGACCGTCGTCGTTGGCGATAGGCGCGGCCGCACCATCGGCTTTCCCACCGCCAACGTCAAGAGCGACCCGGAGCTGGCGATCCCGGGCGATGGCGTCTATAGCACCATCGCCGTCGTCGGCGGCAGGCGCTACGGCGCGGCCACCAATATTGGCGTGCGCCCCACCTTCGGGCATAATGCGCGCACCTTCGAGACCTTCATCATGGACTTCTCCGGCGATATCTACGGCAAGGAGATCACTATCGAGTTCCTGGCGCGCATCCGCCCAGAGATGAAATTCGCAAGCATCGAATCCCTGGTGGCCCAGATGAGGAAAGACGTCGAACAATCGCGCGCGCTGACCGCCCCGAGGCTCAAGTCATGA